The Deltaproteobacteria bacterium region GCCCATGGAGTAAGATATGAAAGTAAATCAGCCTTCTAAACGAATTCTTGCGCATCTCCGAGCCGAAGCGGATCGACCCGACCTGTGGGAAGCTGTCGAAGGATTTTCCAAGCTTTCTCGGCCGGCAGCAATTCGACTAACTCCGACCATGGCGAAGCGGCTCAACACGCTTGCTGAAATCCATGGCTCTGCCAACGCCGAAGAACTGGCAAAGCGCTGGCTCGCCGAGCGCATTGATTATGAATTGAACTTGATCGAAAAAGCCCGACGGCAAGTCGGCTGAAGAGATGCTAAGAGTCTATCCTAATAACCACTATCGCTCGCTTCTGTCATTCTGAGCGTAGCGAAGAATCTTGCTTTCACCGCCGAAGAAAGATGTCTCGCTCCGCTCGACATGACATATCGCCCACCGTTATTAGGATAGGCACTAAGAGAATTCTGAGGAGGACGACATGATTCGCGAATATAAATTTCCGCAGTTGGAAAAAGTGATCTACGGCGCTGGGTCGTTAGCCCAGGTGCCCAAAGAGATCGAGCGGCTTGGGAAAGAGCGTGCTTTTATCATGACGGGCAAAAGCATGGCTACGAAAACCGACCTCGTGCGCAAGCTGGAAACGTTGCTGGAAGACAAATGGGTCGGCACCTACAGCGGCTGTCGGCAACATGTCCCGAGCAGCGATATCACCGAAGCTGCGGCGCGCGCGCGCGAAGCCCAGGCCGACCTGATTATCAGCTTTGGCGGTGGCAGCCCGGTCGATGCGGCGAAAATCGTCGCGCTCGAATTGCTCGGCGATCAACCCCAAGACGCCGTGCCGCAAATTGCGATCTCGACGACATTGTCTGTCGGAGAGTTTACTCCTTTTGCCGGCTTCACGGACGAGAAGACGCGCATCAAATCCGTGCGTTCGGATAGGCGCATCATGCCGAAGATTGTCGTCCTCGATCCAGAAGTCACCCTGCCGACGCCGATGCCGTTGTGGCTTTCGACCGGGGTGAAGGCGCTCGATCATGCCATCGAAGCCTTGTGGTCGGTGAACCCGCAACCGCTAACCGATACCCTGGCGATGGAAGCCATTCGCAAGCTCCACCGCTATCTGCCGCTGAGCATGAAGGAGCCGAAGAACATCGAGGCGCGTGGCGAGTGCCAAGTGGCGGGATGGTTTTCCATCTTTGGATTGGGCAATGTCGGAGTGCGGCTCAGTCATATCTTTGGCCATCAGATCGGTGCGCGCTGGGATGTGCCGCATGGGATCACGTCGTGCATCACTATTCCCCATTGCATGCGTTTCCTGGCACCGCAGACGCTGGACCGCCAGGTGTTGATCGCACAGGCGTTCGGTATCAAGACGGATGGCCGTAACCCTGAAGAGGTCGCGGCTGAGGCAGCCAACGTGGTCGAAGGATTTATCGATTCGTTCGGCGTGCCACGGCGACTGCGTGATGTCGGCGCGAAGCAGGAAGAGCTGCCGGCTGTGGCGCACGCCGTGATCGAAGAAAGCGCATTGTGGCATCGCCAGCAAGGCGGAGAAGAAGCGTTACTCGGGCTGCTGGGGCAGATGTGGTAGGCGCTTTCTATCCTAATAACCACTATCGCCTGCTGCTGTCATTCTGAGCGTAGCGAAGAATCTTGTTTTGCCCGTTGAAGAAAGATGTCTCACTCCGCTCGACATGACATATAGTCCACCG contains the following coding sequences:
- a CDS encoding iron-containing alcohol dehydrogenase produces the protein MIREYKFPQLEKVIYGAGSLAQVPKEIERLGKERAFIMTGKSMATKTDLVRKLETLLEDKWVGTYSGCRQHVPSSDITEAAARAREAQADLIISFGGGSPVDAAKIVALELLGDQPQDAVPQIAISTTLSVGEFTPFAGFTDEKTRIKSVRSDRRIMPKIVVLDPEVTLPTPMPLWLSTGVKALDHAIEALWSVNPQPLTDTLAMEAIRKLHRYLPLSMKEPKNIEARGECQVAGWFSIFGLGNVGVRLSHIFGHQIGARWDVPHGITSCITIPHCMRFLAPQTLDRQVLIAQAFGIKTDGRNPEEVAAEAANVVEGFIDSFGVPRRLRDVGAKQEELPAVAHAVIEESALWHRQQGGEEALLGLLGQMW